In the genome of Luteitalea pratensis, the window GCGCCGGATCGCGCTGATGTCGGTATCCGGTTGGCCGTTCACGACCAGGAGATCGGCAGCGGCGCCAGGACGAATCACACCGAGGTCTGCGCCTCCCTTGCCGAGGAAGGCCGCCGCGGTGCTGGTTGCTGCCGTCAGGGCCGCGCTCGCCGACAGCCCCGCCGTCGTCAGCAATTCGAGTTCACGCCATGGCGCCTCGCCGCGTCCGGCGTGGGGCACTTCGGTGTGTCCACCCATCACGATGCGCGCGCCGTGCTCGTGCAGCCGGCGGGTGAGCATCTGCATCTTCCTGAAGCCCTCGACGCGCGTGGCGGCCGACAGCGTGCTGCCCTTCGGCAGCGTGTCCGCGGGCTGCACCTCGAAGACCGCGAGCGTCGCGTCGACGAACGGCCGCTTGCGCGTGACGATTTCGTACAGGCGTCGTGCCTCGGGGCCGTCCAGGTCCGCGTCGGCGAAGAGCGCATAGCGGCCATCGCTTCGTGTGGCGTTGTTGGCCAGGACGGCCTGCCGATAGCGTTCGGCCTGCATCGGCGAGGCGACACTCGTGCCGAAGGAGGTGATGTGCTCGAGGCCGGTCAGGCCCGCCTCAATCAGTTCGCGCGCGTCGAGGATCTCGAGATGGGCCGTGCTCGGCACCCCTCGTGCCTGGCACGCCTCGATTACCGCCAGCGCGCTCGCGAGCGGCAGCCGAAAATAGATCTTGATCGCCGTCGCGCCCTGATCCACGGCGCGGTGCACTTGCCGCCGGGCCTCCTCCGGATCGCGCGCGACGACCGAGTCGGCCGGATACGCGGGCCCCTCGCCGTCGATGTGCGGGCCGGTCAGGAACAGGCGCGGGCC includes:
- a CDS encoding amidohydrolase family protein, with the translated sequence MTARRTRQHAGKRSDDACTSGVSRRALLAGGLAGAGVMLARRTAGAWLSGQGAPGTATVIEAPRLFDGLRIAVTDGARVVIRDGSIVAAGRAVDVAAPAGATVTRADDATVLPGLIDLHFHIEEDPAMALRQLAHGITAFRDPGEWIEVHEPLRRRIKEEALPGPRLFLTGPHIDGEGPAYPADSVVARDPEEARRQVHRAVDQGATAIKIYFRLPLASALAVIEACQARGVPSTAHLEILDARELIEAGLTGLEHITSFGTSVASPMQAERYRQAVLANNATRSDGRYALFADADLDGPEARRLYEIVTRKRPFVDATLAVFEVQPADTLPKGSTLSAATRVEGFRKMQMLTRRLHEHGARIVMGGHTEVPHAGRGEAPWRELELLTTAGLSASAALTAATSTAAAFLGKGGADLGVIRPGAAADLLVVNGQPDTDISAIRRTRVVMAAGRLVDLARLGTL